One region of Mycolicibacterium insubricum genomic DNA includes:
- the pcrA gene encoding DNA helicase PcrA has product MTGELSLFSQTTPPDELLDGLNPQQRQAVLHEGSPLLIVAGAGSGKTAVLTRRIAYLLGARDVGVGQILAITFTNKAAAEMRERVVDLIGPRARSMWVSTFHSTCVRILRNQASLLPGLNSNFSIYDADDSRRLLGMIARDMGLDIKRHSPRLLSNAISNLKNELIDPERAAAEATEDLAGVVAQVYAEYQRRLRSANAMDFDDLISETVGILQAFPNIAEYYRRRFRHILVDEYQDTNHAQYMLVRELVGHNLPADASVGPAELCVVGDADQSIYAFRGATIRNIEDFERDYPDATTILLEQNYRSTQNILTAANAVIAYNTGRREKRLWTDAGEGELLVGFVAENEHDEARFVAAEIEELVSGSDHTYADVAVFYRTNNSSRALEEVFIRSGIPYKVVGGVRFYERKEIRDLVAYLRVLDNPGDAVSMRRILNTPRRGIGDRAEACVAVHAENTGIGFNAALAEAAAGRVPMLNTRSEKAIKAFIEMLDGLRAHLGDELGDLVEAVLDGTGYRRELESSSDPQDLARLDNLNELVSVAHEFSIDRANANALREEEGIESDTEDPELGVLAEFLERVSLVADSDEIPEDGDGVVTMMTLHTAKGLEFPVVFVTGWEDGMFPHMRALGDPGELSEERRLAYVGITRARQRLYLSRAIVRSSWGQPMLNPESRFLREIPETLIDWRRVESAPSRSAPVTSRFAPSSRPAPAARRNKPIITLEPGDRVTHDKYGLGRVEEVSGVGESAMSLIDFGSAGRVKLMHNHAPVSKL; this is encoded by the coding sequence ATGACCGGTGAACTGTCGCTTTTCTCCCAGACCACCCCGCCCGACGAACTGCTCGACGGGCTCAACCCGCAGCAGCGCCAGGCCGTGCTGCACGAGGGTTCACCGCTGCTGATCGTGGCCGGTGCGGGGTCGGGCAAGACGGCGGTGCTGACCCGGCGCATCGCCTACCTACTGGGTGCCCGCGACGTCGGCGTGGGCCAGATCCTGGCCATCACCTTCACCAACAAGGCCGCCGCCGAGATGCGCGAGCGGGTGGTCGACCTGATCGGCCCGCGGGCCCGCTCGATGTGGGTGTCCACCTTCCACTCCACCTGCGTGCGGATCCTGCGCAATCAGGCGTCGCTGCTACCCGGCCTGAACTCCAACTTCTCGATCTACGACGCCGACGACTCGCGGCGACTGTTGGGGATGATCGCCCGCGATATGGGCCTGGACATCAAACGGCACTCGCCGCGGCTGCTGTCCAACGCCATCTCCAACCTGAAGAACGAGCTCATCGACCCGGAGCGCGCGGCCGCAGAGGCCACCGAAGACCTGGCCGGCGTAGTCGCGCAGGTGTACGCCGAGTACCAGCGGCGGCTGCGGTCGGCCAACGCCATGGACTTCGACGACCTCATCTCCGAGACGGTCGGCATCCTGCAGGCGTTTCCCAACATCGCCGAGTACTACCGCCGCCGATTCCGCCACATCCTGGTCGATGAGTACCAGGACACCAACCACGCCCAGTACATGCTGGTGCGTGAGCTGGTCGGGCACAACCTGCCCGCCGACGCCTCGGTCGGGCCCGCCGAGCTGTGCGTGGTGGGCGACGCCGACCAGTCCATCTACGCGTTCCGCGGCGCGACGATCCGCAACATTGAGGACTTCGAGCGCGACTACCCCGACGCCACCACCATCCTGCTGGAGCAGAACTACCGGTCCACCCAGAACATCCTGACCGCCGCCAACGCGGTCATCGCCTACAACACCGGGCGCCGGGAGAAGCGGCTGTGGACCGATGCCGGGGAGGGCGAGCTGCTCGTCGGCTTCGTCGCGGAGAACGAGCACGACGAGGCCCGGTTCGTCGCGGCCGAGATCGAGGAACTCGTCTCGGGCAGCGATCACACCTACGCCGACGTCGCGGTGTTCTACCGCACCAACAACTCCTCGCGCGCGCTGGAGGAGGTGTTCATCCGTTCCGGCATCCCCTACAAGGTGGTCGGCGGGGTGCGCTTCTACGAACGCAAGGAGATCCGCGACCTGGTCGCCTACCTGCGGGTGCTGGACAACCCCGGCGACGCGGTCAGCATGCGGCGCATCCTCAACACCCCGCGCCGCGGCATCGGTGACCGCGCCGAGGCGTGCGTGGCCGTGCACGCGGAGAACACCGGCATCGGGTTCAACGCGGCGCTGGCCGAAGCCGCCGCCGGCCGGGTCCCGATGCTCAACACCCGCTCCGAGAAGGCCATCAAGGCATTCATCGAGATGCTCGACGGCCTGCGCGCACACCTGGGCGACGAACTCGGCGACCTGGTCGAGGCGGTGCTCGACGGTACCGGCTACCGGCGAGAGCTGGAGTCCAGCAGCGATCCGCAAGACCTGGCCCGGCTCGACAACCTCAACGAGTTGGTCTCCGTCGCACACGAATTCAGCATCGACCGGGCGAACGCGAATGCCCTGCGCGAGGAGGAAGGGATCGAGTCCGACACCGAGGACCCTGAGCTGGGGGTGCTCGCCGAGTTCCTGGAGCGGGTGTCGCTGGTCGCCGACTCCGATGAGATCCCCGAGGACGGCGACGGTGTGGTCACCATGATGACGCTGCACACCGCCAAGGGGCTGGAGTTCCCGGTGGTTTTCGTCACCGGCTGGGAGGACGGCATGTTCCCGCACATGCGGGCGCTGGGTGATCCGGGCGAGCTGTCCGAGGAACGCCGGCTGGCCTACGTCGGCATCACCCGCGCGCGGCAGCGGCTGTACCTGAGCCGGGCGATCGTCCGCTCGTCGTGGGGCCAACCCATGCTGAACCCGGAATCACGATTTCTGCGGGAGATCCCCGAGACGCTGATCGATTGGCGCAGAGTCGAATCCGCGCCGTCGCGCAGCGCCCCGGTGACCAGCCGGTTCGCCCCGTCGTCGCGCCCGGCGCCGGCCGCCCGGCGCAACAAGCCGATCATCACGCTGGAGCCCGGCGACCGGGTCACCCACGACAAGTACGGGCTGGGCCGGGTCGAGGAGGTCTCCGGCGTCGGCGAATCGGCGATGTCGCTGATCGACTTCGGATCGGCCGGCCGGGTCAAGCTCATGCACAACCACGCCCCGGTGTCCAAGCTGTAG
- a CDS encoding SDR family oxidoreductase yields the protein MVRQNILITGASSGLGAGMARAFAAKGRNLALCARRVERLQELRDELTAAHPGITVAIAELDVNDHDAVPQVFAALAAELGGIDRVIVNAGLGKGGVLGTGKLAANLATIETNLVAALVQIETALEMFRAAGGGHLVLVSSVLGNRGVPGVRAAYAASKAGVSSLGESLRAEHAGGPIAITVLEPGYIESEMTARSGGSKMMVDNATGVAAMVAAVERERGRAIVPAWPWTPVVAAMKVAPTRLVKFFA from the coding sequence ATGGTTAGGCAGAACATCCTCATCACCGGCGCCAGCTCCGGACTCGGCGCCGGCATGGCCCGCGCCTTCGCCGCCAAGGGCCGCAACCTCGCTCTGTGTGCCCGCCGCGTCGAACGGCTGCAGGAGCTGCGCGACGAACTGACCGCCGCGCACCCGGGCATCACGGTTGCCATCGCCGAACTCGATGTCAACGACCACGACGCCGTCCCGCAGGTGTTCGCAGCGCTGGCGGCCGAACTCGGCGGCATCGACCGGGTGATCGTCAACGCCGGACTGGGCAAGGGCGGGGTACTGGGCACCGGCAAGCTCGCCGCCAACCTGGCCACCATCGAGACCAATCTCGTTGCTGCACTGGTACAGATCGAGACCGCGCTGGAGATGTTCCGGGCCGCCGGCGGCGGACATCTGGTGCTGGTGTCCTCGGTGCTCGGCAACCGCGGCGTACCCGGGGTGCGCGCGGCGTATGCGGCGAGCAAGGCGGGCGTCTCGTCGCTGGGGGAATCGCTGCGCGCCGAGCACGCCGGCGGGCCGATCGCCATCACCGTGCTCGAACCCGGCTACATCGAATCCGAGATGACCGCGCGCTCGGGTGGCTCGAAGATGATGGTGGACAACGCAACCGGCGTCGCGGCAATGGTGGCCGCCGTCGAGCGCGAACGCGGCCGGGCGATCGTCCCGGCCTGGCCGTGGACGCCGGTGGTGGCCGCGATGAAGGTGGCGCCCACCCGGCTGGTGAAATTCTTCGCCTGA
- the pgi gene encoding glucose-6-phosphate isomerase: protein MTAATPDITAGPAWAALSSHYRQVGDRTLRELFADDPDRGRELALTVGDLYIDYSKHRVTRETLKLLCDLAEAADLVGHRDAMFRGDHINTSEDRAVLHTALRLPKTARLSVDGQQVVTDVHAVLDAMGAFTDRLRDGSWTGATGQRITTVVNIGIGGSDLGPAMLYQALRHYADAGISARFVSNVDPADLVAALADLDPASTLFIIASKTFTTLETLTNATAARSWLTDALGDDAVSKHFVAVSTNAELVSGFGIDTANMFGFWDWVGGRYSVDSAIGLSVMAVIGRERFAELLAGFHLVDEHFRTAPLAENAPVLLALIGLWYSNFFGAQSRAVLPYSNDLARFAAYLQQLTMESNGKSVRADGSAVGADTGEIFWGEPGTNGQHAFYQLLHQGTRLVPADFIGFAEPTDDLPTADGSGSMHDLLMSNFFAQTQVLAFGKTAEEIAAEGSPEHLVPHKVMPGNRPSTSILATRLTPSVMGQLIALYEHQVFAAGMIWGIDSFDQWGVELGKAQAKALLPVITDATPPAPQSDSSTDALVRHYRSARGRAD, encoded by the coding sequence ATGACCGCCGCGACGCCCGATATCACCGCCGGCCCCGCATGGGCCGCACTGTCATCCCACTACCGGCAGGTCGGTGATCGAACACTCCGGGAGCTGTTCGCGGACGACCCCGATCGCGGGCGGGAACTGGCGCTGACCGTCGGTGATCTGTACATCGACTACAGCAAGCACCGGGTCACCCGCGAGACCCTGAAGCTGCTGTGCGACCTGGCCGAGGCCGCCGATCTAGTCGGCCACCGCGACGCCATGTTCCGCGGCGACCACATCAACACCTCCGAGGACCGGGCGGTGCTGCACACCGCGCTGCGGCTGCCGAAAACCGCCCGGCTCAGCGTCGACGGCCAGCAAGTGGTCACCGACGTACACGCCGTGCTCGACGCCATGGGCGCCTTTACCGACCGGCTGCGCGACGGCAGCTGGACCGGCGCGACCGGGCAACGGATCACCACCGTGGTCAACATCGGCATCGGCGGCTCGGACCTGGGCCCGGCGATGCTGTACCAGGCGCTGCGCCACTACGCCGACGCCGGCATCTCGGCGCGCTTCGTATCAAACGTGGATCCGGCCGACCTGGTCGCCGCGCTGGCCGACCTCGACCCGGCGAGCACCCTGTTCATCATCGCCTCCAAGACCTTCACCACGCTGGAGACGCTGACCAATGCCACCGCGGCCCGGAGCTGGCTGACCGACGCCCTCGGTGACGACGCCGTCAGCAAGCACTTCGTGGCGGTGTCCACCAACGCCGAGCTGGTGTCCGGCTTCGGCATCGACACGGCCAACATGTTCGGCTTCTGGGACTGGGTCGGTGGCCGGTACTCGGTGGATTCGGCGATCGGGCTGTCGGTGATGGCGGTGATCGGCCGGGAGCGGTTCGCCGAATTGCTGGCGGGCTTCCACCTGGTCGACGAACATTTCCGCACCGCCCCGCTCGCCGAGAACGCACCGGTGCTGCTGGCGCTGATCGGGCTGTGGTACTCGAACTTCTTCGGCGCCCAGTCCCGCGCGGTGCTGCCATACTCCAACGACCTGGCCCGGTTCGCCGCCTACCTGCAGCAACTGACGATGGAGTCCAACGGCAAGTCGGTGCGGGCCGACGGGTCGGCGGTCGGCGCGGACACCGGCGAGATCTTCTGGGGTGAGCCGGGGACCAACGGCCAGCACGCCTTCTACCAACTGCTGCACCAGGGCACCCGGCTGGTGCCGGCCGATTTCATCGGGTTCGCCGAGCCCACGGACGACCTGCCCACCGCCGACGGCTCCGGCAGCATGCACGACCTGCTGATGAGCAACTTCTTCGCCCAAACCCAGGTGCTGGCGTTCGGCAAGACCGCCGAGGAAATCGCCGCCGAGGGCAGCCCGGAACACCTGGTGCCGCACAAGGTCATGCCGGGCAACCGGCCGAGCACCTCGATCCTGGCCACCCGGTTGACCCCGTCGGTGATGGGCCAGTTGATCGCGCTGTATGAGCATCAGGTGTTCGCCGCGGGGATGATCTGGGGTATCGACTCGTTCGACCAGTGGGGTGTGGAACTGGGCAAGGCCCAGGCCAAAGCACTTCTTCCGGTGATCACCGACGCCACCCCGCCCGCGCCCCAGTCCGACAGCTCCACCGACGCGCTGGTGCGCCACTACCGCAGCGCCCGCGGCCGGGCCGACTGA
- the cobF gene encoding precorrin-6A synthase (deacetylating), which translates to MRKIHVIGIGAGDLDYVTAQAVTALNDTAVFFAMDKGDAKTDLVALRRAVCERFITKPGYRFVELADPPRRRVAADEPGYTDAVADWHDARARVWADAVETELGPDDVGAFLAWGDPSLYDSTLRILDRVRGHVEFDYDVIPGITAVQALTARHRIPLNDVGEPVLITTGRQLRDGGLTGSAVVMLDADCSFLRCAPETRIWWGAYLGTPDELLAAGTVGEVGAHIAEMRAAARARHGWIMDTYLLRA; encoded by the coding sequence ATGCGGAAAATCCATGTCATCGGCATCGGGGCCGGTGATCTCGACTATGTCACCGCGCAGGCCGTCACCGCGCTCAACGACACCGCCGTGTTCTTCGCGATGGACAAAGGAGACGCCAAAACCGACCTGGTGGCGCTGCGCCGAGCGGTGTGCGAGCGGTTCATCACCAAGCCCGGCTACCGCTTCGTCGAACTCGCCGACCCGCCGCGGCGCCGGGTCGCCGCCGACGAACCGGGCTACACCGACGCGGTCGCCGACTGGCACGACGCCCGCGCCCGAGTCTGGGCTGACGCCGTCGAAACCGAACTCGGGCCCGACGACGTCGGCGCGTTCCTGGCCTGGGGCGACCCGTCGCTCTACGACAGCACCCTGCGGATCCTGGACCGGGTCCGCGGCCACGTCGAGTTCGACTACGACGTCATCCCCGGCATCACCGCCGTCCAGGCACTGACCGCCCGGCACCGCATCCCGCTCAACGACGTCGGCGAACCCGTGCTGATCACCACCGGCCGGCAGCTGCGCGACGGTGGCCTGACCGGGTCGGCGGTGGTGATGCTCGACGCCGACTGCAGTTTCCTGCGCTGCGCGCCAGAGACCCGCATCTGGTGGGGCGCCTACCTGGGCACCCCCGACGAGTTGCTGGCCGCCGGCACCGTGGGCGAGGTGGGGGCGCACATCGCGGAGATGCGCGCGGCCGCCCGCGCCCGGCACGGCTGGATCATGGACACCTACCTGTTGCGTGCCTGA
- a CDS encoding DUF4873 domain-containing protein — MSYLLIGAAPLAGLPGEPVAILDGTDRPRFDNTTNTWSATLPDGRVVTAALVVDARAGDDPAIAVHALPNWFRIQGPDTEAQTRVVARCLNLVERSGIGRIEARSRVRARRWYPGGLARRFYLTGTETVEDEVYDGPATLTLTDREISTRIRLTGHLHPVDGRFHWQGSVFDTTAIDRAGPVRLTIGETTVDAKLTERTAQGMFMIVGSGPPPYPLVRGGSSAIPV, encoded by the coding sequence GTGAGTTATCTGCTGATCGGCGCGGCGCCGCTGGCCGGGCTGCCCGGTGAGCCGGTGGCGATCCTCGACGGCACCGACCGACCGCGGTTCGACAACACCACCAACACCTGGTCGGCCACGCTGCCCGACGGACGGGTGGTCACCGCCGCCCTGGTGGTGGACGCCAGAGCCGGTGACGATCCGGCGATCGCCGTGCACGCGCTGCCCAACTGGTTCCGCATCCAGGGGCCGGACACCGAGGCGCAGACCCGGGTGGTGGCGCGCTGCCTGAACCTCGTCGAGCGCAGCGGTATCGGCCGGATCGAAGCCCGCTCGCGGGTCCGGGCCCGGCGCTGGTACCCGGGCGGGCTGGCCCGGCGTTTCTACCTGACCGGCACCGAAACCGTCGAGGACGAGGTGTACGACGGGCCCGCGACCCTCACCCTGACCGACCGAGAGATCTCCACCCGGATCCGGCTGACCGGCCACCTGCACCCCGTCGACGGCCGGTTCCATTGGCAGGGCAGCGTTTTCGATACGACGGCCATCGACCGCGCCGGACCCGTGCGGCTGACCATCGGCGAGACCACCGTCGATGCCAAGCTGACCGAACGCACCGCCCAGGGCATGTTCATGATCGTCGGCTCGGGCCCCCCGCCGTATCCGCTGGTCCGGGGAGGGTCCTCGGCGATACCGGTTTAA
- a CDS encoding M23 family metallopeptidase: MTQQSSSGARRPGAPRAARRSSIPVGATEVTDITTGNILADVDFNHRSLAGRTEVLHAPELDDLADTDNLVAIQLEKPSKSTIDPDDVITEVLPRIGTHRKDQTSATRGRVLIAAMAAGAAAAAAYTVLTPRSVEPTETVLAADETTTTDSGAVITGVGGGMQLVSMAPALNTASHNEELANGAAFAQERAEREARLTRPLFVKPTTGVFTSGFGYRWGALHAGVDLAAPIGTPIYAVSDGTVIEAGPTAGYGAYVKIRHSDGTVTLYGHVNTWTVTAGQQVMAGDQIATVGNRGNSTGPHCHFEVMPDGKSRIDPVPWLAARGISVGSYVG; encoded by the coding sequence TTGACGCAGCAAAGTTCTTCAGGGGCCCGGCGCCCCGGAGCGCCGAGGGCAGCGCGCCGATCCAGCATCCCCGTCGGCGCCACCGAGGTTACCGATATCACCACCGGCAATATCCTTGCTGACGTGGACTTCAACCATCGCTCGCTGGCCGGCCGCACCGAAGTTCTGCACGCCCCCGAGCTCGACGACCTGGCCGACACCGACAATCTGGTCGCCATCCAGCTGGAGAAGCCCAGCAAATCGACCATTGATCCGGACGACGTGATCACCGAGGTGCTGCCCCGCATCGGCACGCACCGCAAGGACCAGACCAGCGCGACCCGCGGCCGCGTGCTGATCGCCGCGATGGCCGCCGGCGCAGCCGCCGCGGCCGCCTACACCGTGCTGACGCCGCGGTCGGTGGAGCCCACCGAGACCGTGCTGGCCGCCGACGAGACCACCACCACCGACAGCGGCGCCGTCATCACCGGCGTCGGCGGCGGTATGCAGCTGGTCAGCATGGCCCCGGCGCTCAACACCGCGAGCCACAACGAAGAACTGGCCAACGGCGCAGCATTCGCCCAGGAGCGCGCCGAGCGCGAGGCCCGGCTGACCCGCCCGCTGTTCGTCAAGCCCACCACCGGCGTCTTCACCTCCGGCTTCGGCTACCGCTGGGGTGCGCTGCACGCCGGCGTCGACCTGGCCGCCCCGATCGGCACCCCGATCTACGCGGTGTCCGACGGAACCGTCATCGAGGCCGGCCCGACCGCCGGCTACGGCGCCTACGTCAAGATCCGGCACAGCGACGGCACCGTCACGCTGTACGGCCACGTCAACACCTGGACCGTCACCGCCGGCCAGCAGGTGATGGCCGGCGACCAGATCGCCACCGTCGGTAACCGGGGTAACTCCACCGGCCCGCACTGCCACTTCGAGGTCATGCCCGACGGCAAGTCGCGCATCGACCCGGTGCCATGGCTCGCCGCCCGCGGGATCTCCGTGGGCAGCTACGTCGGCTGA
- a CDS encoding AurF N-oxygenase family protein, whose translation MTRAIATTATGPAASTRSREEVAQRLLKGSVRKSYAPVVDIDWDAPIEPDMFFLPPELISIYGTDLWHSLSREQQIELSRQELVNVLSAGIWFENILNQALLRDLMHRNPTAASSHYKLTELGDETRHMVMFGKTIDRIGGVPVRPRLYQRMIINLLPLTFRGPILWGAALVGEEIFDALQRQILEGADVQPIVLRLMRIHVTEEARHIQFARDDLRKTAPAMPWYRRILVANLHGVGGPFYRFLFTHPAIYVRAGLEPREARRIARANPRFRQSCRRAAEPLTDFFTEIGLMGRLSRRMWRRAGFL comes from the coding sequence ATGACTCGCGCCATCGCCACCACAGCCACAGGTCCGGCCGCGTCGACCAGGTCCCGGGAAGAGGTTGCCCAGCGACTGCTGAAGGGCTCGGTCCGCAAGTCGTATGCGCCCGTCGTCGACATCGACTGGGACGCCCCGATCGAACCGGACATGTTCTTCCTGCCGCCGGAGCTGATCAGCATCTACGGCACCGATCTGTGGCACTCGCTGAGCCGCGAGCAGCAGATCGAGCTGTCCCGTCAGGAACTGGTCAACGTGCTCTCGGCCGGCATCTGGTTCGAGAACATCCTGAACCAGGCGCTGCTGCGCGACCTGATGCACCGCAACCCGACGGCGGCCAGCTCGCACTACAAACTCACCGAGCTCGGCGACGAGACTCGGCACATGGTGATGTTCGGCAAGACCATCGACCGCATCGGTGGCGTGCCGGTGCGGCCGCGGCTGTACCAGCGGATGATCATCAACCTGCTGCCGCTGACCTTCCGCGGCCCGATCCTGTGGGGCGCGGCGCTGGTCGGCGAGGAGATCTTCGACGCCCTGCAGCGCCAGATCCTGGAGGGCGCCGATGTGCAGCCGATCGTGTTGCGGCTCATGCGCATCCACGTCACCGAGGAAGCCCGCCACATCCAGTTCGCCCGCGACGATCTGCGCAAGACCGCCCCGGCGATGCCGTGGTATCGGCGGATCCTGGTGGCCAACCTGCACGGCGTCGGCGGCCCGTTCTACCGCTTCCTGTTCACCCACCCGGCCATCTATGTCCGGGCCGGGTTGGAACCCCGGGAAGCCCGCCGCATCGCCCGCGCCAACCCCCGATTCCGGCAGTCCTGCCGCAGGGCCGCAGAACCGCTGACCGATTTCTTCACCGAGATCGGCCTGATGGGCCGGCTGAGCCGGCGGATGTGGCGACGGGCCGGCTTTCTGTGA
- a CDS encoding DNA-formamidopyrimidine glycosylase family protein translates to MPELPEIEALAAHLRSHAVGRPIGRIDVAALSVLKTFDPPVTALYGAEVTDARRWGKYLGLVAGDHYLITHLSRAGWLRWSDQLPAAPPKPGRGPIALRVHLGTPGEAPGFDLTEAGTQKRLAVWLVEDPGSIPGIAALGPDALALSEAELAAALAGNTGRIKTVLTDQKVIAGIGNAYSDEILHAARLSPFATAGKLDDGQVAALHSAMTTVLTDAVTRLVGQRAATLKGEKRSGLQVHARAGLPCPVCGDTVREVSFADKSFQYCPTCQTGGKILADRRMSKLLK, encoded by the coding sequence ATGCCAGAACTCCCCGAGATCGAGGCGCTGGCCGCCCACCTGCGCAGCCACGCCGTCGGGCGCCCCATCGGCCGGATCGACGTCGCCGCGCTGTCGGTGCTCAAGACCTTCGACCCACCGGTCACTGCGCTGTACGGCGCCGAGGTCACCGACGCCCGCCGGTGGGGCAAATACCTCGGACTGGTGGCCGGCGATCACTATCTGATCACCCACCTGTCGCGGGCCGGCTGGCTGCGGTGGTCCGACCAGCTGCCGGCCGCCCCACCCAAACCGGGCCGCGGGCCCATCGCCCTGCGGGTGCACTTGGGCACCCCCGGCGAGGCGCCCGGATTCGACCTCACCGAGGCGGGCACCCAGAAGCGGCTGGCCGTCTGGCTGGTCGAGGACCCGGGTTCAATTCCCGGCATCGCCGCCCTCGGCCCCGACGCCTTGGCGCTCTCGGAGGCGGAGCTGGCCGCCGCGCTGGCCGGCAACACCGGCCGGATCAAGACCGTGCTCACCGACCAGAAGGTCATCGCGGGAATCGGCAACGCCTACAGCGACGAGATCCTGCACGCGGCCCGGCTGTCGCCGTTCGCGACCGCCGGCAAGCTCGACGACGGCCAGGTCGCCGCGCTGCACTCGGCGATGACCACGGTGCTCACCGACGCCGTCACCCGCCTGGTCGGACAGCGCGCCGCCACCCTGAAGGGGGAGAAGCGATCCGGGCTGCAGGTGCACGCCCGTGCCGGCCTGCCCTGCCCGGTGTGCGGGGACACCGTCCGCGAGGTGTCCTTCGCCGACAAGTCGTTCCAGTACTGCCCGACGTGCCAGACCGGCGGCAAGATCCTCGCCGACCGGCGGATGAGCAAACTGCTCAAATAG
- a CDS encoding chorismate mutase yields MKTETEVMPDIDDLRLEIDRLDAEILAAVKRRREVSQEIGQIRMASGGTRLVHSREMKVIERYSELGPDGKDLAMLLLRMGRGRLGH; encoded by the coding sequence ATGAAGACAGAAACCGAGGTCATGCCCGATATCGACGACCTGCGCCTGGAAATCGACCGCCTGGACGCTGAAATCCTGGCGGCGGTCAAGCGCCGCCGCGAGGTGTCGCAGGAGATCGGGCAGATCCGGATGGCCTCCGGCGGCACGCGTTTGGTGCACAGTCGCGAGATGAAGGTCATCGAGCGCTACAGCGAACTCGGCCCGGACGGCAAGGATCTGGCCATGCTCCTGCTGCGCATGGGTCGCGGTCGGCTCGGCCACTGA
- the sucC gene encoding ADP-forming succinate--CoA ligase subunit beta, producing MDLFEYQAKELFAKHNVPTSAGRVTDSAEGAKAIAEEIGKPVMVKAQVKVGGRGKAGGVKYAATADDAYTHAKNILGLDIKGHIVKKLLVAEASDIAEEYYISFLLDRANRTYLAMCSVEGGMEIEEVAATKPDRLAKVPVDAVKGVDLATARSIAEQGHLPAEVLDAAAVTIQKLWEVFVGEDATLVEVNPLVRTPDDQILALDGKVTLDANADFRQPGHVEFEDRDATDPLELKAKEHDLNYVKLDGSVGVIGNGAGLVMSTLDVVAYAGENHGGVKPANFLDIGGGASAEVMAAGLDVILGDSQVKSVFVNVFGGITACDAVANGIVGALNTLGDEANKPLVVRLDGNNVEEGRRILAAANHPLVIQAETMDAGADKAAELANK from the coding sequence ATGGATCTTTTCGAGTACCAGGCGAAGGAATTGTTCGCCAAGCACAACGTACCGACCTCAGCCGGCCGGGTCACCGACTCGGCCGAGGGTGCCAAGGCGATCGCCGAGGAGATCGGCAAGCCGGTCATGGTCAAGGCGCAGGTCAAGGTCGGTGGCCGCGGTAAGGCCGGTGGTGTGAAGTACGCCGCCACCGCCGACGACGCCTACACGCACGCCAAGAACATCCTGGGCCTGGACATCAAGGGCCACATCGTCAAGAAGCTGCTGGTCGCCGAGGCCAGTGACATCGCCGAGGAGTACTACATCTCCTTCCTGCTCGACCGTGCCAACCGGACCTACCTGGCCATGTGCTCGGTCGAGGGCGGCATGGAGATCGAAGAGGTCGCCGCGACCAAGCCGGACCGGCTGGCCAAGGTGCCCGTCGACGCAGTCAAGGGCGTCGACCTGGCCACCGCCCGCTCCATTGCCGAGCAGGGCCACCTGCCCGCCGAGGTGCTCGACGCCGCCGCGGTGACCATCCAGAAGCTGTGGGAGGTCTTCGTCGGCGAGGACGCCACCCTGGTCGAGGTCAACCCGCTGGTCCGCACGCCCGACGACCAGATCCTGGCGCTGGACGGCAAGGTCACCCTGGACGCCAACGCCGACTTCCGTCAGCCCGGCCACGTCGAGTTCGAGGACCGCGACGCCACCGATCCGCTGGAACTCAAGGCCAAGGAGCACGACCTGAACTACGTCAAGCTCGACGGTTCGGTCGGCGTCATCGGCAACGGCGCCGGCCTGGTCATGTCGACGCTGGACGTTGTCGCCTACGCCGGAGAGAACCACGGCGGGGTCAAGCCGGCCAACTTCCTCGACATCGGCGGTGGCGCCTCGGCAGAGGTGATGGCCGCCGGTCTGGACGTCATCCTGGGCGACTCGCAGGTCAAGAGCGTCTTCGTCAACGTCTTCGGTGGCATCACCGCCTGCGACGCGGTGGCCAACGGGATCGTCGGCGCGCTCAACACCCTCGGCGACGAGGCGAACAAGCCGCTGGTGGTGCGCCTCGACGGCAACAACGTCGAAGAGGGCCGCCGCATCCTGGCCGCGGCCAACCACCCGCTGGTGATCCAGGCCGAGACCATGGACGCCGGTGCCGACAAAGCCGCCGAGCTGGCCAACAAGTAA